CAGAGCTCAACCGGAAGGCCGGTGAAACACAGCGCATACGTGCAATGCAGTACCAAGCCGAGCCGTGGCGGGGGTCTTACAACATGCCTGCGGCGATGAGGGGAGGCGCAACGGCGCCGGGGGACCCGGCGATGGAGAGGATAGGACGGATGGCGGCGGAGAACGCGGTGGTGATATTCAGCGTGAGCACATGCTGCATGTGCCACGCCGTGAAGCGGTTGTTCTCCGGCATGGGGGTGAGCCCCACCGTGCACGAGCTGGACCGTCTCCCCTGGGGCCCGGACATCGAGAGGGCCCTCGCCGGGCTCATGGGCACGTCCCAGGCGGTACCTGCCGTCTTTGTCGGCGGCAAGCTCGTCGGCACCATGGACAGAGTCATGGCTTCTCACATCAACGGCACTCTGGTTCCCCTTCTCAAGGATGCAGGGGCTCTCTGGCTCTGAAACAGAGCAAAacagagcagaagaagaagaagaagaagaagaaggtgattAATGATTAATTACAGATATAGGGAATTAATAGACAGAGAGAGGAGCATGGATGCCCTCCATTTTGGAAACATCAATGACTAATTAATCAACtaaatgtttttttcttttaattctctcgGGTTCAGGTATTTTCTTCAACAATTTCTTTCTATTTTTCGAACTTTTTTTCTTCTTGGTCTGTCAAACGCTTCGCAATTTGATTCGAGCTTCGCTCATCCGATCGAGTTGCAGagaaaaatcatgaaaaaaaatGTAGTTTCCACTTTCCTCTGTACATATAGAaagattttcagaaaaaaaaaaaaaaaaacacaacacaCACAGAAAAGGTTTGGTTAATTTCATTCATTACTTGCTTCCCCTGTTTCTCTACTTCTTTCACTGTTCTatgtacagagagagagagagagagagagagaattctgaaattaaaacttatttttaattTGTTCAACTCTATACGAATATACGATGTATAGACTGAGAAAACGGCGTCGTTTTTGGGCATGACGTCATGGCAAGCAAATCCAAGTGGAACGGCCAAAAGAACAATGACATGGAATTGATTGGTGGTTTTCAGGTTTTGCGGCGGAAAACTCGCCGTGAGACGTGAGTGGGGCGGAGAAGCGGCGGTGGCATGGTGGTAGGAGTCACTTTGGGTGGCGTACCCGCCGTCCGTACTTCCGGGCCGGCCCCCACCCAACTGCACACTTCTCTTCTCTTGTCTTCCACAAAATTGACACGTGAGCCCAACTACACATAGATGTATAAAATAAattgataataatatattatagaaataataaaattacaaataaaattaaacaacAAAACCgaaccttagtcccactaagtgaggtcggctatatgaatccttttctgctaatttatgtgatcataaatcatttcttttgatagatttaaagatattaaatccttactcactatctgctcctaagttattttaggcctatccCTATTCCTTCTcttgccccccacagtaactaagtcactcttcctcacaggtacactataaggcctacgttgcaagtgtccatactatctgagtcgtccttcccttatcttatcttctataggagctacacctaacttaccacgaatatgttcattccttaatttatctttcaatgttataccactcattcatctaagcatcctcatctcgacaacttttactttttggatattatgtttcttcgtcgcccaacattctgatccatatagcataactggtcttatagttgtcctataaaacttccctttcaattttaagggtattctacgatcacatagaataCTTGAAGAACTttttcattttacccaacctgctttaactctatgcattacatcatcttcaatttctccttcagcttgcataatagatccaaggtatcgaaatttacaagtgttatttatttcttaagtttaactttgtctccaatattcttcctatcattactaaaattacatttcatatattctgttttatttctacttatcttaaagcctctagattccaaagcttttctccataattctaacttagcctctactccatccctagtttcatcaattaatacaatatcatctgcaaacaacatacaccatggaacctcattttgaatactcttagtcaattggtctatcactaaagcaaaaacataaggactcaaagcagatccttgatgtacacctatggtaattggaaattctctagtttcttcatctatagtctttacactagtcattactccatcgtacatatccttaatggcatcggtatacctacaacatacaccctttttttctaaaatccaccatagaacttccctaggtatcctatcatatgctttctcaaggtcaataaatatcatatgcaagtcccttttctttttcctaaacttttccattaatcttcttaaaagataaattgcttctgtggtagatctcctaagcataaaaccaaattgattttctgagatcttcgtttctaaccttaatctttgttcaactactcttttccatagtttcatcgtatgactcataagtttaattttacgatagttattacaattttgaatatctcctttatttttgtatataggtattaaagtacttttcctctattcatctgacattttcttagtttttacaattgtattaaataaattagttaaccatataattccgttatcacccaagcatttccaaacttcaattgaaatGTTATCTGGttccatagctttcccatttttcatcttttttagtgcaaacttaacttcgttaactttaatttttcgaataaatcttatatttttaatcttttccttatttgacaattctaaatttaaaccttatatttggttttcgttaaacaacttactaaagtaacttcgtcatctttctttaatgtcttcgtccttaaccaagacaatatcatactcacttttttatatattttacatttcctaagtccttgttcttcctttctttagctttagcaagtttaaatatatctctttccccttcttttgtacctaatctatcatacaaactattaaatgatctatatttagcttcactaacggccttttttgcatcttttcttgcctccttatatttttcaaagttatcattgtttctacatttttgcaacgttttataccaaattctttttatctttatgattttttgtacatctttatcccaccaccaactttctttgctatttgagaatcttccccttgattcgcctaaaatctcttttgctatctttttaatagagttagttaatctattccaaagagtatttgaatctatcccatcctctaaggtccaatccccatctttgatcattttatctttaaattttattatattttctccttttaggttccaccatctagttctcctacactggtttattttatcctttttcttccattttttaatgcatatatctaacactaagactctatgttgtgtggttagattttcacctggaataactttataatccttgcatgatacatgatctaccctcctagttaaaaaaaaaatctatttgacttctattttgtccacttttaaaggttattaagtgttcttctctcttcttaaagcaagtattcattatactaaaatcatatgacatagcataatctaagatcatctctttagactcatttttgtttccatatccatatcctctatgtatcctttcataatttttattatctcttccaacgtgtccattcagatctcctcctataaatattttctcaatccctggtatgccttgtataatactatccatatcttcccaaaattgtcttttaagattttctgctaagccaacttgaggagcataagcactaatgatattaattatc
This Malania oleifera isolate guangnan ecotype guangnan chromosome 11, ASM2987363v1, whole genome shotgun sequence DNA region includes the following protein-coding sequences:
- the LOC131167762 gene encoding glutaredoxin-C1-like, with the protein product MQYQAEPWRGSYNMPAAMRGGATAPGDPAMERIGRMAAENAVVIFSVSTCCMCHAVKRLFSGMGVSPTVHELDRLPWGPDIERALAGLMGTSQAVPAVFVGGKLVGTMDRVMASHINGTLVPLLKDAGALWL